The following are from one region of the Dreissena polymorpha isolate Duluth1 chromosome 2, UMN_Dpol_1.0, whole genome shotgun sequence genome:
- the LOC127869475 gene encoding uncharacterized protein LOC127869475 isoform X3, whose translation MLTGIEATIQESEPLMIQQASVNCADQMQSTGFTLVLSESMSTADSEEPGSLTHDRREPSEEPASLTHDRREPSEEPASLTHESMSTADSEEPGSVTHDRREPSEEPASLSHDRREPNPQESMSTADSEEPGSLTHDRREPSEEPASLTHDRREPSEEPASLTHESMSTAASEGPASLTHDEMRQPNPQGTGTRKGMKRKWASEENICFMNFFRDELREKKMPSGSKIMGSLKILTGRTVAQIRARVHNIIMEKQKWKKNC comes from the exons atgcttacaggcattgaggcaactatacaggagtcagagcctctcatgatacaacaggccagtgttaactgtgctgatcaaatgcaatctacaggtttcactttggttctttcagagtccatgtcaactgctgacagtgaagagccaggcagtctgacccatgataggagggagccaagtgaagagccagccagtctgacccatgatagaagggagccaagtgaagagccagccagtctgacccatg agtccatgtcaactgctgacagtgaagagccaggcagtgtgacccatgataggagggagccaagtgaagagccagccagtctgagccatgatagaagggagccaaatcctcaag agtccatgtcaactgctgacagtgaagagccaggcagtctgacccatgataggagggagccaagtgaagagccagccagtctgacccatgataggagggagccaagtgaagagccagccagtctgacccatg agtccatgtcaactgctgccagtgaagggccagccagtctgacccatgatgaaatgaggcagccaaatcctcaag ggacagggacaagaaaaggaatgaaacgaaagtgggccagcgaagagaacatatgtttcatgaacttttttagagatgaattaagagaaaaaaaaatgccatctggctcaaaaataatggggtccctaaaaatacttaccggaagaacagtggcccagataagggcaagggtccataacattattatggaaaaacaaaaatggaaaaagaattgttga
- the LOC127869475 gene encoding zonadhesin-like isoform X2 — protein sequence MLTGIEATIQESEPLMIQQASVNCADQMQSTGFTLVLSESMSTADSEEPGSLTHDRREPSEEPASLTHDRREPSEEPASLTHESMSTADSEEPGSLTHDRREPSEEPASLSHDRRKPSEEPASLTHESMSTADSEEPGSLTHDRREPSEEPASLTHDRREPSEEPASLTHESMSTAASEGPASLTHDEMRQPNPQGTGTRKGMKRKWASEENICFMNFFRDELREKKMPSGSKIMGSLKILTGRTVAQIRARVHNIIMEKQKWKKNC from the exons atgcttacaggcattgaggcaactatacaggagtcagagcctctcatgatacaacaggccagtgttaactgtgctgatcaaatgcaatctacaggtttcactttggttctttcagagtccatgtcaactgctgacagtgaagagccaggcagtctgacccatgataggagggagccaagtgaagagccagccagtctgacccatgatagaagggagccaagtgaagagccagccagtctgacccatg agtccatgtcaactgctgacagtgaagagccaggcagtctgacccatgataggagggagccaagtgaagagccagccagtctgagccatgataggaggaagccaagtgaagagccagccagtctgacccatg agtccatgtcaactgctgacagtgaagagccaggcagtctgacccatgataggagggagccaagtgaagagccagccagtctgacccatgataggagggagccaagtgaagagccagccagtctgacccatg agtccatgtcaactgctgccagtgaagggccagccagtctgacccatgatgaaatgaggcagccaaatcctcaag ggacagggacaagaaaaggaatgaaacgaaagtgggccagcgaagagaacatatgtttcatgaacttttttagagatgaattaagagaaaaaaaaatgccatctggctcaaaaataatggggtccctaaaaatacttaccggaagaacagtggcccagataagggcaagggtccataacattattatggaaaaacaaaaatggaaaaagaattgttga
- the LOC127869475 gene encoding uncharacterized protein LOC127869475 isoform X4, which produces MLTGIEATIQESEPLMIQQASVNCADQMQSTGFTLVLSESMSTADSEEPGSLTHDRREPSEEPASLTHDRREPSEEPASLTHESMSTADSEEPGSVTHDRREPSEEPASLSHDRREPNPQESMSTADSEEPGSLTHDRREPSEEPASLSHDRRKPSEEPASLTHESMSTAASEGPASLTHDEMRQPNPQGTGTRKGMKRKWASEENICFMNFFRDELREKKMPSGSKIMGSLKILTGRTVAQIRARVHNIIMEKQKWKKNC; this is translated from the exons atgcttacaggcattgaggcaactatacaggagtcagagcctctcatgatacaacaggccagtgttaactgtgctgatcaaatgcaatctacaggtttcactttggttctttcagagtccatgtcaactgctgacagtgaagagccaggcagtctgacccatgataggagggagccaagtgaagagccagccagtctgacccatgatagaagggagccaagtgaagagccagccagtctgacccatg agtccatgtcaactgctgacagtgaagagccaggcagtgtgacccatgataggagggagccaagtgaagagccagccagtctgagccatgatagaagggagccaaatcctcaag agtccatgtcaactgctgacagtgaagagccaggcagtctgacccatgataggagggagccaagtgaagagccagccagtctgagccatgataggaggaagccaagtgaagagccagccagtctgacccatg agtccatgtcaactgctgccagtgaagggccagccagtctgacccatgatgaaatgaggcagccaaatcctcaag ggacagggacaagaaaaggaatgaaacgaaagtgggccagcgaagagaacatatgtttcatgaacttttttagagatgaattaagagaaaaaaaaatgccatctggctcaaaaataatggggtccctaaaaatacttaccggaagaacagtggcccagataagggcaagggtccataacattattatggaaaaacaaaaatggaaaaagaattgttga
- the LOC127869475 gene encoding cell surface glycoprotein 1-like isoform X1, with amino-acid sequence MLTGIEATIQESEPLMIQQASVNCADQMQSTGFTLVLSESMSTADSEEPGSLTHDRREPSEEPASLTHDRREPSEEPASLTHESMSTADSEEPGSVTHDRREPSEEPASLSHDRREPNPQESMSTADSEEPGSLTHDRREPSEEPASLSHDRRKPSEEPASLTHESMSTADSEEPGSLTHDRREPSEEPASLTHDRREPSEEPASLTHESMSTAASEGPASLTHDEMRQPNPQGTGTRKGMKRKWASEENICFMNFFRDELREKKMPSGSKIMGSLKILTGRTVAQIRARVHNIIMEKQKWKKNC; translated from the exons atgcttacaggcattgaggcaactatacaggagtcagagcctctcatgatacaacaggccagtgttaactgtgctgatcaaatgcaatctacaggtttcactttggttctttcagagtccatgtcaactgctgacagtgaagagccaggcagtctgacccatgataggagggagccaagtgaagagccagccagtctgacccatgatagaagggagccaagtgaagagccagccagtctgacccatg agtccatgtcaactgctgacagtgaagagccaggcagtgtgacccatgataggagggagccaagtgaagagccagccagtctgagccatgatagaagggagccaaatcctcaag agtccatgtcaactgctgacagtgaagagccaggcagtctgacccatgataggagggagccaagtgaagagccagccagtctgagccatgataggaggaagccaagtgaagagccagccagtctgacccatg agtccatgtcaactgctgacagtgaagagccaggcagtctgacccatgataggagggagccaagtgaagagccagccagtctgacccatgataggagggagccaagtgaagagccagccagtctgacccatg agtccatgtcaactgctgccagtgaagggccagccagtctgacccatgatgaaatgaggcagccaaatcctcaag ggacagggacaagaaaaggaatgaaacgaaagtgggccagcgaagagaacatatgtttcatgaacttttttagagatgaattaagagaaaaaaaaatgccatctggctcaaaaataatggggtccctaaaaatacttaccggaagaacagtggcccagataagggcaagggtccataacattattatggaaaaacaaaaatggaaaaagaattgttga